One Pseudomonas sp. MH9.2 DNA segment encodes these proteins:
- a CDS encoding DUF4177 domain-containing protein, with product MYQYKMVQVPPNIEVKVKNSGTEAAVYLESIANQYAEQGWEFYRVDSVGVQIKPGCFEALFGKKADFSTYYVITFRKPR from the coding sequence ATGTATCAATACAAGATGGTTCAGGTTCCACCCAACATCGAAGTAAAGGTCAAGAACTCAGGCACTGAAGCCGCCGTGTATTTGGAGTCGATCGCCAATCAATACGCAGAGCAGGGTTGGGAGTTCTACCGCGTAGACAGCGTCGGGGTTCAGATCAAGCCCGGTTGCTTTGAAGCACTTTTTGGAAAAAAAGCCGATTTCAGCACCTACTACGTCATTACCTTCCGCAAGCCTCGGTGA
- the rfbB gene encoding dTDP-glucose 4,6-dehydratase, whose amino-acid sequence MRILVTGGAGFIGSALIRHLIQNTDHEVLNYDKLTYAGNLESLQSIATNTRYEFVQADIVDQAAVSAVLARFEPHAIMHLAAESHVDRSIDGPAEFIQTNIVGTYSLLEATRAYWSKLPEAERAAFRFHHISTDEVYGDLHGVDDLFTETTPYAPSSPYSASKAASDHLVRAWHRTYGLPVVVTNCSNNYGPFHFPEKLIPLVILNALAGKPLPVYGNGLQVRDWLYVEDHARALLKVVTEGVVGETYNIGGHNEQKNIDVVRGICALLEELAPEHPPGVANFADLITYVTDRPGHDMRYAIDASKIERELGWTPEETFESGLRKTVQWYLDNLDWCRRVQDGSYQGERLGFTDLKDLIA is encoded by the coding sequence ATGCGAATCCTCGTTACAGGCGGTGCCGGCTTTATCGGTTCGGCGCTGATCCGTCACCTGATCCAGAACACCGATCACGAAGTCCTCAATTACGACAAACTGACCTACGCCGGCAATCTGGAGTCGCTGCAAAGCATTGCGACCAACACCCGCTATGAGTTTGTGCAGGCCGATATCGTTGATCAGGCCGCTGTCAGCGCTGTGCTGGCACGCTTCGAGCCCCACGCGATTATGCATTTGGCTGCTGAGTCCCACGTTGACCGTTCTATTGATGGTCCGGCGGAATTCATTCAGACCAACATCGTCGGCACCTACAGCCTGCTTGAGGCCACACGCGCCTACTGGAGCAAGCTGCCTGAAGCAGAACGTGCGGCGTTCCGCTTCCACCATATTTCTACAGACGAGGTGTACGGCGACCTGCACGGCGTCGATGACCTGTTCACCGAAACCACGCCTTACGCGCCAAGCTCGCCGTATTCGGCCAGCAAAGCGGCGTCCGATCACCTGGTTCGGGCCTGGCACCGCACCTATGGCCTGCCGGTTGTCGTCACTAACTGCTCCAATAACTACGGGCCGTTCCACTTCCCGGAGAAGCTCATCCCGCTGGTGATCCTCAACGCCTTGGCGGGTAAACCGCTACCGGTGTATGGCAATGGCCTGCAAGTACGCGACTGGCTGTATGTCGAAGATCACGCCCGGGCGCTGCTTAAAGTGGTAACCGAGGGTGTTGTCGGCGAGACGTACAACATCGGCGGGCACAATGAGCAAAAGAATATCGATGTGGTGCGCGGCATCTGCGCGCTACTTGAAGAACTGGCGCCTGAGCATCCGCCGGGTGTAGCGAATTTCGCTGATCTGATCACCTACGTAACCGATCGCCCAGGCCACGATATGCGCTATGCCATCGACGCCAGCAAGATCGAGCGCGAGCTGGGCTGGACCCCTGAAGAAACATTCGAATCGGGTCTGCGCAAAACCGTGCAGTGGTATTTGGATAACCTAGACTGGTGCCGTAGGGTCCAGGACGGCAGCTACCAAGGCGAACGACTGGGATTCACTGACCTTAAGGATTTGATCGCATGA
- the aguA gene encoding agmatine deiminase, with amino-acid sequence MTTLKSTPRADGFYMPAEWAQQTQTWMIWPERPDNWRLGGKPVQSAHVALAKAIARFEPVTVGVSAAQYDNARARLDVPNIRVVEISNNDAWIRDTGPTFVINDKGQVRGVDWGFNAWGGFDGGLYAPWNFDEQVASKVLEIERCPRYVTEGFVLEGGSIHVDGEGTLITTEECLLNRNRNAHLSREEIEAVLRDHLAVEKIIWLPDGLYNDETDGHVDNFCCYVRPGEVLLAWTDDPKDPNYPRCQAAMRVLEHAHDAKGRPFIVHKMPIPGPLFATEEECAGVDQVHGSQERNPTVRLAGSYVNFLIVNGGLIAPSFDDPLDETAREILQRLFPEHEVVMVPGRELLLGGGNIHCLTQQQPAPHKG; translated from the coding sequence ATGACCACGCTGAAAAGCACACCACGCGCCGATGGCTTCTACATGCCTGCCGAATGGGCGCAGCAGACCCAGACTTGGATGATCTGGCCCGAGCGCCCGGACAACTGGCGCCTGGGCGGCAAGCCGGTACAGAGCGCCCATGTCGCGCTGGCCAAAGCCATCGCGCGTTTCGAACCGGTGACCGTGGGTGTTTCTGCCGCGCAATACGACAACGCTCGTGCGCGCCTCGATGTGCCGAACATTCGCGTCGTGGAGATCAGCAACAACGATGCCTGGATACGCGATACCGGGCCAACCTTCGTCATTAATGACAAGGGCCAAGTGCGCGGCGTCGACTGGGGCTTCAACGCGTGGGGTGGTTTCGACGGCGGTCTGTACGCGCCGTGGAACTTCGACGAGCAGGTGGCCAGCAAGGTGCTGGAGATTGAACGTTGCCCACGCTATGTGACCGAAGGCTTTGTGCTTGAGGGCGGCTCGATTCACGTCGACGGCGAAGGCACACTGATTACCACCGAAGAATGCCTGCTCAATCGCAACCGTAATGCGCATCTGTCTCGCGAAGAGATCGAAGCGGTGCTGCGTGATCATCTGGCGGTAGAGAAGATCATTTGGCTGCCGGACGGCCTGTACAACGACGAAACCGACGGCCATGTGGATAACTTTTGTTGCTACGTGCGCCCCGGTGAAGTGTTACTGGCGTGGACCGATGATCCAAAAGACCCCAACTATCCACGTTGCCAGGCGGCGATGCGCGTCCTGGAACACGCGCACGACGCCAAGGGTCGCCCGTTTATTGTGCATAAAATGCCCATTCCCGGTCCGCTGTTTGCCACCGAAGAAGAGTGTGCAGGCGTCGATCAGGTGCACGGCAGTCAGGAGCGCAACCCGACGGTGCGGCTGGCTGGCTCTTACGTTAACTTCCTGATAGTCAATGGAGGCCTTATTGCGCCTAGCTTTGACGACCCTCTCGACGAAACGGCGCGTGAGATTTTGCAGCGTCTGTTCCCGGAACATGAGGTTGTCATGGTGCCAGGCCGCGAACTGTTGCTTGGTGGCGGGAATATCCACTGCCTGACCCAGCAGCAACCGGCCCCGCACAAAGGCTGA
- a CDS encoding helix-turn-helix transcriptional regulator has product MALAAPPDLSDTAVPVQPLARTYPRGLYIEPHEHVWGQVLYAMSGVMWLETPHEALVVPPQRAVWLPPGVVHGIRVVSDLEMRNIYLRPAIAVTLESTVQVIEVGRLLRELILNLVEQAQDQQRQDYYDAVVDLALLELRRAKRTVLKIPLPDSSDRRLINLCQAVMASPSLDVSFEQHAENAGASVRTLARLFQAALGMGFAEWRRQVQLATAVAELIQGVPISTIARDLGYSPSSFSDMFRRELGMSPSQYPVGERAA; this is encoded by the coding sequence ATGGCCCTCGCTGCTCCGCCCGACCTCAGTGACACCGCCGTCCCCGTGCAGCCCCTGGCGCGGACGTATCCGCGTGGCCTGTATATCGAGCCGCACGAGCATGTCTGGGGGCAGGTGCTGTACGCCATGTCCGGCGTCATGTGGCTTGAAACCCCGCACGAAGCGCTGGTCGTGCCGCCGCAACGTGCGGTGTGGTTACCGCCGGGCGTGGTGCATGGGATTCGGGTGGTGTCGGACCTGGAAATGCGCAACATCTACCTGCGCCCGGCGATTGCCGTGACGCTGGAAAGCACAGTGCAGGTCATCGAAGTCGGACGGCTGCTGCGTGAGCTGATCCTCAATCTGGTGGAGCAGGCTCAGGATCAACAGCGGCAGGACTATTACGACGCGGTCGTAGACCTTGCGTTGCTGGAGTTGAGGCGAGCCAAGCGCACCGTGCTGAAAATCCCCTTGCCCGATAGCTCCGACCGGCGCCTGATCAACCTGTGCCAGGCGGTGATGGCGTCGCCCTCGCTGGATGTGTCCTTCGAGCAACACGCGGAAAATGCTGGCGCCAGCGTGCGTACCCTGGCGCGTCTGTTTCAAGCTGCACTGGGCATGGGCTTCGCTGAGTGGCGGCGACAGGTGCAATTGGCAACGGCGGTCGCCGAGCTGATTCAGGGGGTACCGATCAGCACCATCGCGCGCGATCTCGGTTATTCGCCCAGCAGCTTCAGCGATATGTTCCGTCGTGAACTGGGCATGAGCCCTTCGCAGTACCCGGTCGGCGAGCGTGCGGCCTGA
- the yidD gene encoding membrane protein insertion efficiency factor YidD: MAPQRLRGACRFEPSCSCYGKLAIERYGPWKGSRMTFNRICRCRIPNGGEDYP; encoded by the coding sequence ATGGCCCCTCAAAGGTTGAGAGGGGCCTGCCGGTTTGAGCCGTCGTGTTCCTGCTATGGCAAATTGGCCATCGAAAGATACGGTCCCTGGAAGGGGAGCCGGATGACGTTCAATCGTATCTGCCGATGCCGAATCCCCAACGGCGGAGAGGATTACCCGTAA
- a CDS encoding aminotransferase has protein sequence MSLATLIHRSSLPCPEVSAEQALLLLEQHYGLSGTLKELGSQQDRNYLLDSAQGRYVLKICHGDYSLRELQAQHAALGHLGAEPGLRVPRVMAASNGEELLSLEIGGRTVQARLLEFIDGQSLAHLPHLSRDVVVGLGELCAQVDLALASFQHAGLERTLQWDPRHADALIRHLLPVINNAEERALLAHAAEQAAHRLRPLVAKLPVQAIHLDITEYNVVWVRDQQRQWQLQGLIDFGDLVTTWRVADLSVTCAALLHHADGNPLYILPAIQAYQAINPLQPEELQALWPLIVARAAILVLSSEQQASIEPHNTYIQANLQSEWGIFDVATSVPLELMEAAILASVGLAQPETRAESFLPLLPSLSGREFTPVDLGVLSTHFAAGNWEKRGIDEQLLFEAGIKSGLASTRYGEYRLSRTVPDSAKEPDTCALHVELHVPSGTELHAPFGGTLRLTADAALWLIGEQMNLRVWGVTSSLDSGCAVRAGQEIGQSSGSLIVQLCRVTDISPPLFSTPSWAPAWQVVCPSPAALLGFDCDAPPIEDSAKLLARRDASFARSQKHYYQDPPQIERGWRNHLIDMQGRSYLDMLNNVAVLGHGHPRMAEESARQWSLLNTNSRFHYAAIAEFSERLLELAPDSMDRVFLVNSGTEANDLAIRLAWAYSGGRDMLSVLEAYHGWSVATDAISTSIADNPQALSTRPDWVHPVTAPNTYRGEFRGSDSAPDYVRSVEHTLAELASQERQVAGFICEPVYGNAGGISLPPGYLQQVYAKVRAQGGVCIADEVQVGYGRLGHYFWGFEEQGVVPDIITMAKGMGNGQPLGAVITRREIAEALEAEGYFFSSAGGSPVSCRVGLAVLDVMDKEQLWENARVVGGHFKARLEALIDKHPLVGAVHGSGFYLGVELIRDRETLEPATEETAYLCDRLRELGIFMQPTGDYLNILKIKPPMCTTRQSVDFFVDTVSKVLGELG, from the coding sequence ATGTCGCTCGCCACGTTGATTCATCGTTCCAGTCTGCCGTGCCCGGAAGTCAGCGCCGAGCAGGCGTTGCTATTGCTTGAGCAGCATTACGGGTTGAGCGGCACGCTCAAGGAGTTGGGTAGCCAGCAGGATCGTAACTATTTGCTCGACAGCGCTCAGGGGCGCTATGTCTTGAAGATTTGCCACGGTGATTATTCGTTGCGCGAGCTTCAGGCACAGCACGCGGCGTTGGGGCATTTAGGGGCGGAGCCGGGGTTGCGTGTGCCTCGGGTGATGGCGGCCAGCAACGGTGAGGAATTGCTTTCGCTGGAGATCGGCGGTCGGACGGTGCAGGCGCGGTTGCTTGAGTTCATCGACGGTCAGTCGTTAGCCCATTTGCCCCACCTGAGCCGCGACGTGGTGGTGGGATTGGGTGAACTGTGCGCTCAGGTCGACCTGGCGCTGGCGAGTTTTCAGCACGCGGGGCTGGAGCGAACGCTGCAGTGGGACCCGCGGCATGCCGATGCGTTGATCAGGCATCTATTACCGGTCATCAATAACGCTGAAGAGCGCGCCTTGCTCGCACACGCCGCCGAGCAGGCGGCGCACCGCTTACGACCGCTGGTGGCGAAGCTGCCGGTGCAGGCGATTCACCTGGATATCACCGAATATAACGTGGTCTGGGTACGCGATCAGCAGCGCCAATGGCAGTTGCAGGGCTTGATTGATTTCGGGGACTTGGTCACTACCTGGCGAGTTGCCGACCTGTCAGTGACGTGCGCGGCGCTGTTGCACCATGCCGATGGCAATCCGCTGTACATCCTGCCGGCGATTCAGGCGTATCAGGCCATCAACCCGTTGCAACCCGAAGAGTTGCAGGCGCTGTGGCCATTGATCGTCGCGCGGGCCGCGATTCTGGTGCTCAGCAGCGAGCAGCAGGCCAGCATCGAACCGCACAACACTTACATCCAGGCCAATTTGCAGAGCGAGTGGGGTATCTTCGATGTGGCCACTTCGGTGCCTCTCGAATTGATGGAGGCGGCGATTCTGGCCAGCGTCGGGCTGGCTCAGCCAGAGACCCGCGCTGAATCGTTCTTGCCCCTGCTGCCCAGCCTGAGTGGTCGCGAATTCACCCCTGTCGACCTGGGTGTGCTCAGTACGCACTTCGCCGCCGGCAATTGGGAGAAGCGCGGTATTGATGAACAGCTGTTGTTCGAAGCGGGCATCAAAAGCGGACTGGCCTCGACCCGATATGGTGAATACCGCTTGTCGCGCACGGTCCCCGACAGCGCTAAAGAGCCTGACACCTGCGCTTTGCATGTCGAACTGCATGTGCCTTCAGGCACTGAGCTGCATGCGCCATTCGGCGGCACGTTGCGTCTGACCGCTGATGCTGCGCTGTGGTTGATCGGCGAGCAGATGAATCTGCGCGTGTGGGGCGTGACCTCTTCGCTGGACTCAGGGTGTGCCGTGCGTGCAGGTCAGGAGATTGGTCAGAGCAGCGGCTCTTTGATCGTCCAGCTGTGTCGCGTGACCGATATCAGTCCGCCGTTGTTCAGTACGCCTTCGTGGGCGCCAGCCTGGCAAGTGGTATGCCCTTCGCCCGCCGCGCTACTGGGATTCGATTGCGATGCGCCGCCGATTGAAGACTCAGCGAAGCTGCTGGCGCGTCGCGATGCCAGCTTCGCCCGGTCGCAGAAGCACTATTATCAGGACCCGCCGCAGATCGAGCGGGGCTGGCGCAATCACCTGATTGATATGCAGGGTCGGTCTTATCTGGACATGCTCAACAACGTCGCGGTATTGGGGCATGGGCACCCGCGCATGGCCGAAGAATCCGCACGCCAGTGGTCGTTGCTCAACACCAACTCGCGCTTTCATTACGCGGCCATCGCCGAATTCTCCGAACGATTGCTGGAGCTGGCGCCGGACTCCATGGACCGGGTGTTTCTGGTCAACAGCGGCACCGAAGCCAATGACCTGGCGATTCGTCTTGCCTGGGCTTACAGCGGCGGGCGCGACATGCTCAGCGTGCTGGAGGCGTATCACGGCTGGTCAGTGGCGACCGATGCCATCTCCACCTCGATTGCCGACAATCCGCAAGCCTTGAGCACCCGGCCTGATTGGGTGCACCCGGTGACAGCGCCGAATACCTATCGCGGTGAGTTCCGTGGCAGCGACAGCGCGCCGGATTACGTACGCAGCGTCGAACACACGCTGGCGGAGCTGGCCAGCCAGGAACGTCAGGTCGCCGGTTTCATCTGTGAGCCGGTGTACGGCAACGCGGGCGGAATCTCGTTGCCACCAGGCTATCTGCAGCAGGTATATGCCAAGGTCCGCGCCCAGGGCGGGGTGTGCATCGCTGACGAAGTTCAAGTGGGTTACGGCCGTTTGGGCCATTACTTCTGGGGCTTCGAAGAGCAGGGCGTGGTGCCGGACATCATCACCATGGCCAAGGGCATGGGCAACGGCCAGCCATTGGGTGCGGTCATCACCCGTCGGGAAATTGCCGAAGCGCTGGAGGCCGAGGGTTATTTCTTCTCATCTGCGGGCGGTAGTCCGGTCAGTTGCCGCGTCGGCCTGGCCGTACTGGATGTGATGGACAAGGAACAGCTGTGGGAAAACGCCCGAGTGGTAGGCGGTCATTTCAAGGCACGCCTGGAAGCCTTGATCGATAAACATCCATTGGTCGGTGCGGTGCATGGCTCCGGCTTCTATCTGGGCGTGGAGTTGATCCGCGACCGTGAAACTCTGGAGCCTGCCACTGAGGAAACCGCCTACCTGTGTGATCGACTGCGTGAGTTAGGGATCTTCATGCAGCCCACCGGTGACTACTTGAACATCCTCAAGATCAAGCCGCCGATGTGCACCACCCGGCAGAGTGTGGATTTCTTTGTGGATACGGTGTCGAAGGTGCTGGGCGAACTCGGCTGA
- a CDS encoding DUF2790 domain-containing protein gives MKSLIVLALVGFSTIAAADEVQAVNSAAVEQYTYSMNLDIAKVIHMDSVPDTCGVVPMHMTYEDHKGQRHTLEYSVMGNGCSNG, from the coding sequence ATGAAAAGTTTAATCGTACTTGCGTTGGTCGGCTTCTCTACAATCGCCGCGGCTGACGAAGTGCAAGCTGTTAATAGCGCAGCTGTTGAACAGTACACGTACTCTATGAATCTCGATATTGCTAAAGTTATTCACATGGATTCAGTGCCGGACACCTGCGGTGTCGTTCCGATGCACATGACTTACGAAGACCACAAAGGTCAGCGTCACACCCTCGAATACAGCGTGATGGGTAACGGCTGCTCAAACGGCTAA
- a CDS encoding DUF2790 domain-containing protein: MKSLIVLALVGFSSIAAAGEVQAVNNPAVEQYTYATELDVAKVISMDSVPDTCGVVPVQMTYEDHQGQRHTLQYSVMGNGCSNG; encoded by the coding sequence ATGAAAAGTTTAATCGTACTTGCGTTGGTCGGCTTCTCCTCAATCGCAGCAGCTGGCGAAGTGCAAGCCGTCAACAACCCAGCCGTTGAACAGTACACATACGCCACAGAACTTGATGTCGCTAAAGTGATTAGCATGGACTCAGTCCCTGACACATGTGGTGTTGTTCCGGTGCAAATGACTTACGAAGACCATCAAGGTCAGCGTCACACCCTCCAATACAGCGTGATGGGTAACGGCTGCTCAAACGGCTAA
- a CDS encoding OprD family porin has protein sequence MLNVRIGVIVMCATQAMADGQADSKGFVEDSSLNLLLRNAYISRDYKNGVQDRAEWGQSVTADFASGFTQGTVGFGVDAFAMYAVRLDGGKGKSGRAGIDFFKQDSSGEAADDLAKGGGAVKVRFSNTVIKYGEQMPSLPVLSYDNVRLLPESFTGTLITSKEIEGLELNLGRFTAESRKSAEGRDSGDLKKIDVYGGSYKFTDSFSAAFYASNDEDVLKKQYLNLNYVFALQKDESLTFDFNGYKTTLDKDFAVNDARDNKIWSLAATYALGIHSFTLAHQRSTGDTGYKYGGYRNAGGTGDGGNTIYLANSYWSDFNAKDERSWQLGYGVNLGTLVMPGLTYKVAYVRGDHIDDGSGRGNGEEREIFSQLQYVVQTGPAKNLSVRLRNSFLRVSDNASFYNDEGNETRIFVDYPINIF, from the coding sequence ATGTTGAATGTACGTATTGGCGTGATCGTCATGTGCGCCACTCAGGCAATGGCCGATGGACAAGCGGATTCCAAAGGTTTTGTCGAGGACAGCAGCCTCAACCTGCTCTTGCGCAACGCTTACATCAGCCGTGATTACAAGAACGGCGTTCAGGACAGGGCCGAATGGGGTCAGTCCGTCACCGCTGATTTCGCATCGGGCTTCACCCAGGGCACCGTTGGCTTTGGCGTCGATGCATTTGCGATGTACGCGGTGCGTCTGGACGGCGGTAAAGGCAAAAGCGGCCGTGCGGGTATCGACTTTTTCAAGCAGGACAGCAGCGGCGAAGCGGCTGACGACCTGGCCAAAGGCGGCGGTGCCGTCAAAGTACGTTTCTCCAATACCGTGATCAAGTACGGCGAGCAAATGCCGTCGCTGCCAGTGTTGAGCTACGACAACGTGCGTCTGCTGCCCGAAAGTTTCACCGGCACCCTGATCACGTCCAAGGAAATCGAAGGCCTTGAGCTGAATCTGGGCCGGTTCACCGCCGAGTCGCGTAAAAGCGCTGAAGGCCGTGACAGCGGCGATCTGAAGAAAATCGACGTCTACGGAGGTAGCTACAAATTCACAGACAGTTTCAGCGCAGCGTTCTATGCCTCCAACGACGAAGATGTACTGAAGAAGCAATACCTCAACCTTAACTACGTGTTTGCACTCCAGAAGGACGAGTCGCTGACATTCGACTTCAACGGGTACAAGACCACGCTGGACAAAGATTTCGCTGTCAACGATGCACGCGACAACAAAATCTGGAGCCTGGCGGCGACCTACGCCCTCGGTATCCACTCCTTCACCCTCGCTCACCAGCGCAGCACCGGCGATACCGGCTACAAATACGGCGGTTATCGCAACGCGGGCGGTACGGGTGATGGCGGTAACACCATCTACCTCGCCAACTCCTACTGGTCTGACTTCAACGCCAAAGACGAACGTTCCTGGCAACTGGGTTACGGGGTCAACCTGGGCACGCTCGTGATGCCAGGCCTGACCTATAAAGTCGCCTACGTACGTGGCGACCACATCGACGACGGCTCCGGCCGCGGCAATGGCGAAGAACGCGAAATCTTCAGCCAGTTGCAATACGTCGTACAGACTGGCCCGGCGAAAAACCTCTCCGTGCGCCTGCGCAACTCCTTCTTGCGCGTCTCGGACAACGCCAGTTTCTACAATGATGAAGGTAACGAAACCCGTATCTTCGTCGACTACCCGATCAACATTTTCTGA
- the aguB gene encoding N-carbamoylputrescine amidase, with product MSRIVTVAATQMACSWDLEANIETAEKLVREAAAKGAQIILIQELFETPYFCQKPNPDYLQLATPMEENVAIKHFQKVAKELKVVLPISFFELAGRARFNSIVIIDADGTNLGIYRKSHIPDGPGYHEKYYFNPGDTGFKVWQTRYAKIGVGICWDQWFPECARSMALLGAEILFYPTAIGSEPHDKTISSRDHWQRVQQGHAGANLMPLIASNRIGNEEQDGYDITFYGSSFIANQFGEKVAELNETEEGVLVHSFDLDELEHTRSAWGTFRDRRPNLYGAIKTLDGSLES from the coding sequence ATGAGCCGTATCGTTACTGTCGCCGCCACCCAGATGGCCTGTTCCTGGGATCTTGAAGCGAACATCGAAACCGCTGAAAAGCTGGTGCGCGAAGCCGCTGCCAAAGGCGCGCAGATCATCCTGATTCAGGAATTGTTCGAGACCCCGTATTTCTGCCAGAAGCCGAACCCGGACTATCTGCAGTTGGCCACGCCCATGGAAGAAAACGTCGCCATCAAGCACTTCCAGAAAGTCGCTAAAGAACTGAAAGTCGTGCTGCCTATCAGCTTTTTCGAACTGGCGGGGCGTGCACGCTTCAACAGCATCGTGATCATCGACGCTGACGGCACCAACCTCGGGATTTATCGTAAAAGCCACATCCCGGATGGCCCTGGCTATCACGAGAAGTACTACTTCAACCCGGGCGACACCGGCTTCAAAGTCTGGCAAACCCGTTACGCGAAAATCGGCGTGGGTATCTGTTGGGATCAGTGGTTCCCGGAATGCGCCCGCAGCATGGCGTTGCTGGGTGCGGAAATCCTGTTCTACCCAACGGCCATCGGCAGCGAGCCGCATGACAAGACCATCAGCTCCCGCGACCACTGGCAGCGCGTGCAACAAGGCCATGCCGGCGCCAACCTGATGCCGCTGATCGCCAGCAACCGTATCGGTAACGAAGAGCAGGACGGCTACGACATCACGTTCTACGGCTCGTCGTTTATTGCTAACCAGTTCGGCGAAAAAGTCGCAGAGCTCAACGAAACCGAAGAAGGCGTACTGGTTCACAGCTTCGACCTCGACGAGCTTGAGCACACGCGTAGCGCGTGGGGCACTTTCCGTGATCGTCGTCCTAACCTGTACGGCGCGATCAAAACGCTCGACGGTTCCCTGGAGTCCTGA
- a CDS encoding zinc-binding alcohol dehydrogenase family protein, whose amino-acid sequence MNALQFAKTGDLAALHYIDVPKPTPAQDEVLIQVKAAGLNPSDVKNVLGRFPYTTLPRIPGRDFSGIVVEGPQALIGQEVWGTGKEPGFIRDGSHAEYLTLPAKGVALKPKALSFAQAASLGVPFTTAWDALERSLVTADTRLLVIGANGAVGSAALALAKIRGAHVLGAVRRPEHVKALNDRGFNAIQLDTPEDLAASVNAVFTGGADVIFDTTGFWLPAAVTALAPFGRIAIIAAPADGHVHLPALALYRKGGSVVGINSLLYGTEACAGMLDQFGRFFDEGLLPLPTGLFESPLSEGLARYEEVNKGSGDKVVLLP is encoded by the coding sequence ATGAATGCCCTGCAATTTGCCAAAACCGGCGACCTCGCGGCCCTGCACTACATTGACGTGCCCAAACCCACCCCCGCTCAAGACGAAGTACTGATCCAAGTGAAAGCCGCCGGCCTCAACCCCAGCGACGTGAAAAATGTACTCGGGCGCTTTCCCTACACCACCCTGCCGCGCATCCCCGGTCGGGACTTCTCCGGTATCGTCGTGGAAGGTCCGCAGGCACTGATCGGACAGGAAGTCTGGGGCACGGGTAAAGAACCGGGCTTCATCCGCGACGGTTCGCATGCCGAGTATTTGACCCTGCCCGCCAAAGGCGTCGCCCTCAAGCCCAAAGCCTTGAGCTTTGCCCAGGCTGCCAGCCTTGGCGTCCCGTTCACCACTGCGTGGGATGCACTGGAACGGAGCCTGGTGACTGCTGACACGCGCCTGTTGGTGATCGGCGCCAACGGTGCAGTCGGCAGTGCCGCCCTGGCTCTGGCAAAAATCCGTGGTGCCCACGTGCTCGGCGCAGTGCGTCGCCCCGAGCACGTTAAAGCGCTCAACGACCGAGGCTTCAACGCCATCCAGCTCGACACACCCGAAGACCTCGCCGCCAGCGTCAACGCAGTTTTCACCGGCGGCGCCGACGTCATCTTCGACACCACTGGCTTCTGGCTTCCTGCCGCCGTCACTGCCCTGGCCCCCTTCGGCCGCATCGCCATCATCGCCGCGCCTGCGGATGGGCACGTGCATCTGCCCGCGTTGGCGCTGTATCGCAAAGGTGGGTCTGTTGTGGGCATCAACTCATTGCTCTACGGGACAGAGGCGTGTGCCGGGATGCTGGATCAATTTGGGCGGTTTTTTGATGAAGGATTATTGCCTTTGCCGACCGGGTTGTTTGAGTCGCCATTGAGTGAGGGGCTGGCGCGGTACGAGGAGGTTAACAAGGGGAGTGGGGATAAGGTGGTTTTGCTGCCTTAA